A genome region from Halorussus pelagicus includes the following:
- the cofG gene encoding 7,8-didemethyl-8-hydroxy-5-deazariboflavin synthase subunit CofG, translating to MAGAEIPGADEYDIDLSIADADVERLLEVTPDDVSAADELTFAKNVFVPLTTACRYTCTYCTYFDPPGEATLLSPEEVRDIVRTGADAGCTEALFTFGDDPDDRYDRIHGQLAEWGHDSIHDYLREVCEITLEEGLLPHSNPGDQTREQMETVADVNASMGVMLETTADVSAHAGPRVKNPGQRLDTIRTAGELGVPFTTGLLVGIGEEWRDRAESLLAIREMHERYGHVQEVIVQNVVPNERSNYERPSVETMRRVVAMARECLPETVSVQVPPNLSPTRDLLDCGVDDLGGVSPVTDDHINPEYKWPALQELEDIADEAGVPLRERLPVYRRYLPAELGGETTRDDRPSETWVSETIQRAIAADDEAGERYRETLAGP from the coding sequence ATGGCTGGTGCCGAGATTCCGGGAGCCGACGAGTACGACATCGATCTCTCCATCGCTGACGCCGATGTAGAGCGACTGCTCGAAGTCACTCCCGACGACGTGTCGGCCGCCGACGAACTCACCTTCGCCAAGAACGTCTTCGTCCCGCTGACGACGGCCTGCCGGTACACCTGCACGTACTGCACCTACTTCGACCCGCCGGGCGAAGCCACCTTGCTCTCGCCCGAGGAGGTCCGGGATATCGTCCGGACCGGCGCGGACGCCGGATGCACGGAAGCCCTCTTTACTTTCGGTGACGACCCCGACGACCGCTACGACCGGATTCACGGCCAACTCGCGGAGTGGGGCCACGACTCTATCCACGACTACCTTCGGGAGGTCTGCGAAATCACGCTGGAGGAGGGCCTGCTTCCCCACAGCAACCCCGGCGACCAGACCCGCGAGCAGATGGAGACGGTCGCGGACGTGAACGCCTCGATGGGCGTGATGCTCGAAACCACCGCGGACGTGAGCGCACACGCCGGACCCCGAGTGAAGAACCCCGGCCAGCGCCTCGACACGATTCGGACCGCGGGCGAGTTGGGCGTGCCGTTCACCACGGGCCTGCTCGTCGGTATCGGCGAGGAGTGGCGCGACCGGGCCGAGAGCCTGCTTGCCATCCGTGAGATGCACGAGCGATACGGCCACGTTCAGGAGGTCATCGTCCAGAACGTCGTGCCGAACGAGCGCTCGAACTACGAGCGCCCGTCGGTCGAGACCATGCGGCGAGTCGTGGCGATGGCCCGCGAGTGTCTGCCCGAGACGGTGTCGGTGCAGGTGCCGCCCAACCTCTCGCCGACCCGCGACCTGCTGGACTGCGGCGTGGACGACCTCGGGGGCGTCTCGCCAGTCACGGACGACCACATCAATCCGGAGTACAAGTGGCCCGCTTTACAGGAGTTGGAGGACATCGCCGACGAGGCCGGGGTGCCCCTGCGCGAGCGCCTGCCGGTGTACCGGCGCTACCTCCCCGCGGAGTTGGGTGGCGAGACCACACGCGACGACCGACCGAGCGAGACGTGGGTGTCCGAGACGATTCAACGCGCGATAGCCGCGGACGACGAGGCTGGCGAGCGATACCGCGAGACGCTCGCGGGCCCTTAG
- a CDS encoding AAA family ATPase — MTELEHVEIEGFKGLEYVEFEPTDINLITGRNNTGKTSFLEAVNLAFDLSYVNHFERKVDKLINVDAAESRIRVQRASNKESITIRRPTIAEAKGHLVKTLIENLSFQREGLHEFGFQARFDTENDFVRVLEERTDMDSVTVGTEIETGLKQTVTTVLDQSLRGETADRFSEECLVFEKNGEQFPYVYFQDLSDVLRNHYDEIGRAFEREIKAEFEAENLRTPDEHGDLIYPGGDRDKFFEFLFDQPPDEGQFLRKPTGKQELLFIKSRRLTERDQNIDPEEHAIKIDDIGDYVKETELIDGLKTFNLDYLVFEEDGEKHDIPYDFMGDGFKSIVGLLWELMDDDVENEIVLLEEPETHMHPGYVREVVYFLIDLAREEDVQLFITTHDSDFINDFFTENLTDEEEAYLEDEFSLLRMEEDDAVVEDYETARENLKDLHLDLRGI, encoded by the coding sequence ATGACGGAACTCGAACACGTCGAGATTGAGGGGTTCAAGGGGTTAGAGTACGTCGAGTTCGAGCCTACGGATATTAATCTGATTACTGGGCGGAACAATACGGGAAAGACCTCGTTTTTGGAAGCAGTGAACCTCGCTTTCGATTTGAGCTACGTCAATCACTTCGAACGAAAGGTAGACAAGCTAATCAACGTTGACGCCGCCGAGAGCCGGATTCGAGTCCAGCGAGCAAGTAATAAAGAGTCTATCACTATTCGCCGACCGACAATTGCCGAGGCCAAGGGGCATCTGGTCAAAACCCTCATCGAAAACCTGAGCTTTCAACGCGAGGGGCTTCACGAGTTCGGATTTCAGGCCCGGTTCGATACAGAGAACGACTTCGTTCGAGTCCTCGAAGAACGCACCGATATGGACAGCGTCACAGTCGGTACTGAAATCGAAACTGGGTTAAAACAAACGGTCACTACGGTTCTGGACCAATCTCTCAGAGGCGAAACTGCTGACCGATTCTCTGAGGAATGTCTCGTCTTCGAAAAGAACGGCGAGCAGTTCCCGTACGTCTATTTCCAAGACTTATCGGACGTACTTCGAAATCATTACGACGAAATCGGGCGTGCATTCGAGCGCGAAATAAAAGCGGAATTTGAGGCCGAAAATCTCCGTACACCCGATGAACACGGGGATTTGATATATCCCGGAGGGGACCGAGACAAGTTCTTCGAATTTTTGTTCGACCAACCGCCAGACGAGGGACAGTTTCTTCGAAAACCGACGGGGAAACAAGAACTCTTGTTCATCAAGTCCAGACGACTTACGGAGAGAGATCAGAACATCGACCCGGAAGAACACGCTATCAAGATAGACGACATCGGGGACTACGTTAAGGAAACAGAACTGATAGACGGCCTCAAGACCTTCAATCTCGATTATCTCGTCTTTGAGGAAGACGGCGAGAAACACGATATCCCCTACGACTTCATGGGCGACGGTTTCAAGTCCATCGTTGGCCTGCTCTGGGAACTCATGGACGACGACGTAGAGAACGAAATCGTCCTCCTCGAAGAACCCGAGACCCACATGCACCCCGGATACGTCCGCGAGGTCGTCTACTTCCTCATCGACCTCGCCCGCGAGGAGGACGTACAACTGTTCATCACCACCCACGACAGCGACTTCATCAACGACTTCTTCACCGAGAATCTGACCGACGAGGAGGAGGCGTATCTCGAAGACGAGTTCTCGCTCCTGCGGATGGAGGAAGACGACGCCGTGGTCGAGGACTACGAGACGGCCCGCGAGAATCTGAAAGACCTCCACCTCGACCTGCGAGGGATTTAA
- the cofC gene encoding 2-phospho-L-lactate guanylyltransferase: MRVVVPYAADAPKTRLADTLSPDERTAFAEAMLADVLAAVRATGRAPEILATERIDADAPVTVDDRPLTEAVNAVLAETDEPVAVVMADLALATPDALAGLFETDGEVVLAPGRGGGTNAVVAHHPEFRVDYHGTSYLDHRAVARQVGTEVAVVDSHRLATDVDERADLAEVLIHGGSAPGNVDDASADPRETSRARSWLRNAGFELSDDAGRTTVEREGGCAVQS, from the coding sequence ATGCGAGTCGTCGTCCCGTACGCCGCCGACGCGCCCAAGACGCGGTTAGCCGACACGCTGTCGCCCGACGAGCGGACCGCGTTCGCCGAGGCGATGTTGGCCGACGTGTTGGCGGCGGTCCGTGCGACCGGCCGCGCCCCCGAAATTCTCGCCACCGAACGCATCGACGCGGACGCGCCCGTCACCGTGGACGACCGACCGCTGACCGAGGCGGTCAACGCGGTCCTCGCGGAGACCGACGAACCGGTCGCGGTCGTGATGGCCGACCTCGCGCTGGCGACGCCCGACGCCCTCGCGGGTCTCTTCGAGACTGACGGCGAAGTCGTCCTCGCGCCGGGGCGCGGCGGCGGCACCAACGCCGTCGTCGCGCACCACCCGGAGTTCCGGGTGGACTACCACGGCACGTCGTATCTGGACCACCGCGCCGTCGCGCGGCAAGTCGGGACCGAGGTGGCGGTGGTCGATTCGCACCGACTGGCGACCGACGTAGACGAGCGCGCGGACCTCGCGGAGGTGCTGATTCACGGCGGGAGCGCGCCCGGAAACGTGGACGACGCGAGCGCGGACCCCCGCGAGACGAGTCGGGCGCGGTCGTGGCTTCGGAACGCGGGCTTCGAACTCTCCGACGACGCGGGCCGGACGACGGTCGAACGCGAGGGTGGTTGTGCCGTTCAGTCGTGA
- a CDS encoding DUF4398 domain-containing protein, which yields MNSNHCSKLLALLLAATLVVSAVGPAAAMSASASGAPDEKQVGEDVESTFTITKPFSEYNTWTLNGETELDDVTWTVQLFDQSGSKIDQSSYDGQSFNHSLEQSDAFEVKVVVKGTVPEVENFTYDPEQELALAELNQLRDGGSSASIDEWTFRPYTTESQEARDAIDSARDAIDSADGSGADVSGAEDTLSNAVSAFDAENFGNAVDLADEAQTKAENSQQSSQQTQMLLYGAAGLLALVVVVGGALWYRSNQQDDYDKLR from the coding sequence ATGAACTCGAACCACTGTTCTAAACTACTCGCGCTGTTGCTCGCGGCGACGCTGGTCGTCTCGGCGGTCGGTCCCGCCGCGGCGATGTCGGCCTCGGCGAGCGGCGCGCCCGACGAAAAGCAGGTCGGCGAGGACGTAGAATCGACGTTCACCATCACCAAGCCGTTCAGCGAGTACAATACGTGGACGCTAAACGGAGAAACCGAACTGGACGACGTGACGTGGACCGTCCAACTGTTCGACCAGAGCGGGTCGAAGATAGACCAGAGTTCCTACGACGGCCAGTCGTTCAACCACTCGCTGGAGCAGAGCGATGCGTTTGAGGTGAAAGTCGTCGTCAAGGGGACAGTTCCCGAAGTCGAGAACTTCACCTACGACCCCGAGCAGGAACTGGCGCTGGCCGAACTGAACCAGCTCCGTGACGGCGGCAGTAGCGCCTCCATCGACGAGTGGACGTTCCGACCGTACACCACAGAGAGCCAAGAGGCGCGCGACGCCATCGACTCGGCGCGCGACGCCATCGACTCGGCCGACGGTTCCGGCGCGGACGTTTCCGGTGCCGAGGACACCCTCAGCAACGCCGTCTCGGCGTTCGACGCCGAGAACTTCGGCAACGCGGTGGACCTCGCCGACGAGGCTCAGACGAAGGCCGAGAACTCCCAGCAGTCGAGCCAGCAGACCCAGATGCTCCTCTACGGGGCCGCCGGACTGCTCGCGCTCGTCGTCGTGGTGGGCGGTGCGCTCTGGTACCGCTCGAACCAGCAAGACGACTACGACAAACTGCGCTGA
- a CDS encoding tubulin/FtsZ family protein, with protein sequence MKLAMIGFGQAGGKIVDKFLEYDQRTGSDIVRSAVAVNSAKADLMGLDNIPQDNRVLIGQSRVKGHGVGADNELGAEIAEEDIDEVQGAIDNIPVHEVDAFLIVAGMGGGTGSGGAPVLAKHLKRIYTEPVYGLGVLPGSDEGGIYTLNAARSFQTFVREVDNLMVFDNDAWRQSGESIEGGYDEINEEIVRRFGILFGAGEVTGDGEVAESVVDSSEIINTLAGGGVSTIGYAAEEVENEQSSSGLLSRFTGGDEDTQTDTANTTNRITSLVRKAALGRLTLPCEIEGTERALLVLSGPPRHLNRKGIERGRKWLEEQTGSMEVRGGDYPVADSQYVASVVLLSGVNNVPRIKELQEVAIEAQDNIDEIQEESEENLEELVEDDDDELEPLF encoded by the coding sequence ATGAAGCTCGCAATGATTGGTTTCGGGCAGGCCGGTGGGAAAATCGTGGACAAGTTCCTGGAATACGACCAGCGAACTGGAAGCGATATCGTCAGGTCCGCAGTCGCGGTTAACTCCGCGAAGGCAGACCTGATGGGACTCGACAATATCCCGCAGGATAATCGCGTCCTCATTGGTCAATCCCGTGTGAAAGGTCACGGAGTAGGAGCAGACAACGAACTTGGCGCGGAAATCGCCGAGGAAGACATCGACGAGGTTCAGGGAGCCATCGACAACATCCCTGTCCACGAAGTCGATGCGTTCCTCATCGTCGCAGGGATGGGGGGTGGCACCGGCTCTGGCGGTGCCCCGGTGCTGGCAAAGCACCTCAAGCGCATCTACACCGAACCGGTGTACGGTCTCGGTGTCCTGCCCGGAAGCGACGAAGGCGGCATCTACACGCTGAATGCCGCGCGGTCGTTCCAGACGTTCGTCCGCGAAGTGGACAACCTGATGGTGTTCGACAACGACGCGTGGCGACAGTCCGGCGAGTCCATCGAGGGCGGTTACGACGAAATCAACGAGGAAATCGTCCGGCGGTTCGGCATCCTCTTCGGCGCGGGCGAAGTCACCGGCGACGGCGAGGTGGCAGAGAGCGTCGTGGACTCCAGCGAGATTATCAACACGCTCGCTGGCGGCGGCGTCTCGACCATCGGCTACGCCGCCGAGGAAGTCGAGAACGAACAGTCGTCCAGCGGACTGCTCTCGCGGTTCACCGGCGGCGACGAGGACACCCAGACCGACACCGCCAACACCACCAACCGCATCACCAGTCTCGTCCGGAAGGCGGCGCTCGGGCGACTCACCCTGCCCTGCGAAATCGAGGGCACCGAGCGCGCCCTCCTCGTCCTGAGCGGCCCGCCGCGCCACCTCAATCGGAAAGGCATAGAGCGCGGGCGGAAGTGGCTCGAAGAGCAGACCGGTTCGATGGAAGTCCGCGGTGGCGACTACCCAGTCGCCGACTCCCAGTACGTCGCCAGCGTCGTGCTCCTGTCGGGCGTGAACAACGTCCCGCGCATCAAGGAGCTACAGGAGGTCGCCATCGAGGCACAGGACAACATCGACGAGATTCAGGAGGAGAGCGAAGAGAACTTGGAAGAACTCGTGGAGGACGACGACGATGAACTCGAACCACTGTTCTAA
- a CDS encoding complex I NDUFA9 subunit family protein → MNILVAGGTGFIGTNLVRELDDDGHDVTVLARDPDEADLPAGVERARGDVTAYDSIESAFEGQDAVVNLVALSPLFKPSGGISHMEVHLGGTQNVVKAAEDHGVRKIVQMSALGANPTGATEYLRAKGQAEQVVEDSALATTIIRPSVVFGEGGEFVSFTRVLTTPYVTALPGGGRTRFQPIWVGDLVPMLAESVAEDHDGETYEIGGPEVLTLADVTRLAYRADGKSVTILPLPMALARVGLTAAGPVPFVPFGSDQYRSLKFDNTVEHNDIDAFGVETSDLTTLGSYLGVAER, encoded by the coding sequence ATGAATATTCTTGTAGCGGGCGGAACCGGATTCATCGGGACGAATCTCGTGCGCGAACTGGACGACGACGGCCACGACGTGACCGTGTTGGCGCGTGACCCCGACGAGGCGGACCTTCCGGCAGGCGTCGAGCGCGCCCGCGGCGACGTGACGGCTTACGACTCCATCGAGAGCGCGTTCGAGGGCCAAGACGCGGTGGTAAACCTCGTGGCGCTTTCGCCGCTGTTCAAGCCCTCCGGTGGAATCTCCCACATGGAGGTCCACCTCGGTGGTACGCAGAACGTCGTGAAAGCCGCCGAGGACCACGGCGTTCGGAAGATCGTCCAAATGAGCGCGCTCGGCGCGAACCCCACCGGGGCGACCGAGTACCTGCGCGCGAAGGGCCAAGCCGAACAGGTCGTCGAGGACTCGGCGTTGGCGACCACCATCATCCGGCCCTCGGTCGTCTTCGGCGAGGGCGGGGAGTTCGTCTCGTTCACGAGGGTTCTGACGACGCCGTACGTCACGGCGCTTCCCGGCGGCGGCCGCACGCGCTTTCAGCCGATTTGGGTCGGCGACCTCGTGCCGATGCTCGCCGAGAGCGTCGCGGAGGACCACGACGGCGAGACCTACGAAATCGGCGGCCCGGAGGTGCTGACGCTGGCCGACGTGACTCGCCTCGCGTACCGCGCGGACGGAAAGTCCGTGACGATTCTCCCGCTCCCGATGGCGCTCGCGCGCGTCGGACTAACCGCCGCGGGTCCGGTGCCGTTCGTCCCGTTCGGGAGCGACCAGTACCGGTCGCTGAAGTTCGACAACACGGTCGAACACAACGACATCGACGCGTTCGGCGTCGAGACGAGCGATTTGACCACGCTCGGGTCGTATCTTGGCGTCGCCGAACGGTAG
- the tmk gene encoding dTMP kinase, whose translation MLITLEGLDGSGKTTVWEVLREEFPEFVYTHEPTDSWYGDAVNRSVSNDDADSLAELFLYTADHANHLSETVRPALADGKVVVSDRYSDSRYAYQAVSIENDVKRPLEYIRGVHQPWTRPPDATLYFDVDPETGAARSGATNKFEQAAFLSQVQSNYERLRDAEPERFVRIDATRSPEEVIDAAVDAVERLLDDRGEREERDE comes from the coding sequence ATGCTCATCACGCTGGAGGGTCTCGACGGGAGCGGCAAGACGACCGTCTGGGAGGTCCTGCGCGAGGAGTTCCCCGAGTTCGTCTACACTCACGAACCGACCGACTCGTGGTACGGCGACGCAGTGAACCGCTCGGTTTCGAACGACGACGCCGACTCGCTGGCGGAACTGTTCCTCTACACCGCCGACCACGCCAACCACCTCTCGGAGACGGTCCGGCCCGCCCTCGCCGACGGGAAGGTCGTCGTCTCGGACCGCTACTCGGACTCGCGGTACGCCTATCAGGCGGTCAGCATCGAAAACGACGTCAAGCGCCCGTTGGAGTACATCCGGGGGGTCCACCAACCGTGGACCAGACCGCCGGACGCGACGCTCTACTTCGACGTGGACCCCGAGACCGGTGCGGCCCGGAGCGGCGCGACCAACAAGTTCGAGCAGGCCGCGTTCCTGAGTCAGGTCCAGTCGAACTACGAGCGACTGCGCGACGCCGAACCCGAGCGGTTCGTCCGCATCGACGCCACGCGCTCGCCCGAAGAGGTCATCGACGCCGCGGTGGACGCGGTCGAGCGACTGCTCGATGACCGCGGGGAGCGCGAGGAACGGGACGAATAG
- the deoC gene encoding deoxyribose-phosphate aldolase, with protein sequence MNDDELAAKIDHTVLGPETTLADVEEVLDAAAEYGMNACIPPCFVAEADEYAPDVTLATVIGFPHGQNATAAKREEAVLAYEDGADELDMVINIGRLKAGDHEAVREDIEEVVAAVPIPVKVIIETALLTDEEKRAACEAAEEADAAFVKTSTGFADGGAEVPDVELMSEYLPVKASGGVGDYEQAKAMFDAGAERIGASSGVEIVEDFRRNY encoded by the coding sequence ATGAACGACGACGAACTCGCCGCGAAGATAGACCACACCGTCCTCGGACCGGAGACCACCCTCGCCGACGTGGAGGAAGTCCTCGACGCGGCCGCCGAGTACGGCATGAACGCCTGCATCCCGCCGTGCTTCGTCGCCGAGGCCGACGAGTACGCTCCCGACGTGACGCTCGCCACGGTCATCGGCTTCCCGCACGGCCAAAACGCCACCGCGGCCAAGCGCGAGGAGGCCGTCCTCGCCTACGAGGACGGCGCGGACGAGTTGGACATGGTCATCAATATCGGCCGCCTGAAGGCCGGAGACCACGAGGCAGTCCGCGAGGACATCGAGGAGGTCGTCGCCGCGGTGCCGATTCCGGTCAAGGTTATCATCGAGACCGCACTGCTGACCGACGAGGAGAAACGCGCCGCCTGCGAGGCCGCCGAGGAGGCCGATGCCGCGTTCGTCAAGACCTCGACCGGGTTCGCCGACGGCGGCGCGGAAGTCCCGGACGTGGAACTGATGAGCGAGTATCTGCCGGTGAAAGCCAGCGGCGGCGTCGGCGACTACGAGCAAGCGAAGGCGATGTTCGACGCCGGGGCCGAGCGCATCGGCGCGAGTTCGGGCGTCGAAATCGTCGAGGACTTCCGGCGGAACTACTGA
- a CDS encoding sodium:calcium antiporter, translated as MSLALSLALAVVSTAVIWKGSIWLEDAAEQLAAYYGLPAVVQGAVVAAIGSSFPELSSTVIATFVHGNFELGAAAIVGSAVFNILVIPALSTLAGTESLDADRSVVFKETQFYMVAVAATLVVFSFAVIYFPSPGDSLSGTFTRPLALLLVALYGLYIFIQYLDTRDLREPRVTDANAARLWGTLAVSLLVIVVGVEGLVEAVLDFEESLGIPSFFWGLTVVAIVTSLPDTFVSVRSSQKGADVTSLANVLGSNVFDLLVALPAGVLVAGATPVEFGVAVPMMAALVAATILFFALARTDLALSRREAYALLVAYAAFVGWLLLETAGVTSLIG; from the coding sequence GTGTCGCTCGCGCTTTCGCTCGCCCTCGCCGTCGTCTCGACGGCCGTCATCTGGAAAGGGAGCATCTGGCTCGAAGACGCCGCCGAGCAGTTGGCGGCCTACTACGGCCTGCCAGCCGTCGTGCAGGGCGCGGTCGTCGCCGCAATCGGGTCCAGTTTTCCGGAGCTATCCAGCACCGTCATCGCCACGTTCGTTCACGGGAACTTCGAACTTGGCGCGGCGGCCATCGTCGGGTCGGCGGTGTTCAACATCCTCGTCATCCCGGCCCTCTCGACGCTCGCGGGGACCGAATCCCTCGACGCCGACCGGAGCGTCGTGTTCAAGGAGACCCAGTTCTACATGGTCGCAGTGGCGGCCACGCTGGTCGTCTTCTCGTTCGCGGTCATCTACTTCCCCAGTCCCGGCGACTCGCTCAGCGGGACGTTCACCCGGCCGCTCGCCCTGCTTCTGGTCGCGCTCTATGGTCTCTACATTTTCATTCAGTATCTCGACACGCGGGACCTGCGCGAACCGCGAGTCACCGACGCGAACGCCGCGCGGCTCTGGGGGACGCTCGCGGTGAGTCTCCTCGTCATCGTCGTCGGCGTCGAAGGTCTCGTCGAGGCCGTCCTCGACTTCGAGGAGAGTCTTGGCATCCCGAGTTTCTTCTGGGGGCTGACCGTCGTCGCAATCGTCACCAGCCTCCCCGATACCTTCGTCAGCGTGCGCTCCTCCCAGAAGGGCGCGGACGTGACTAGCCTCGCCAACGTCCTCGGGAGCAACGTCTTCGACCTGCTCGTGGCGCTCCCCGCGGGCGTCCTCGTCGCTGGCGCGACTCCCGTTGAGTTCGGCGTCGCGGTCCCGATGATGGCGGCGCTCGTCGCGGCGACGATACTCTTTTTCGCGCTCGCTCGGACCGACCTCGCACTCAGCAGGCGCGAGGCCTACGCGCTCTTGGTCGCCTACGCCGCGTTCGTCGGTTGGTTGCTGTTGGAGACTGCGGGGGTGACGAGTCTGATAGGATGA
- a CDS encoding tRNA (N(6)-L-threonylcarbamoyladenosine(37)-C(2))-methylthiotransferase has product MARYHIETYGCTSNRGESRQIERRLRDAGHHRVEGAEAADVAILNTCTVVEKTERNMLRRAEELEDETADLIVTGCMALAQGEEFRDAGVDADVLHWDEVPEAVTNGECPTTTPDAEPILDGVIGILPIARGCMSDCSYCITKKATGKIDSPPVEENVEKARALVHAGAKEIRITGQDTGVYGWDDGERKLHELLDRICDIEGEFRVRVGMANPKGVHGIREELAAVFAENEKIYNFIHAPVQSGSDDVLGDMRRQHQVSEYVEIVETFDEYLDYWTLSTDFIVGFPSEEDEDHAQSMALLRETRPEKINVTRFSKRPGTDAAEMKGLGGQTKKDRSKAMTDLKMDVVAEAYDDMVGETHEVLVVEEGTGDSVKCYDEAYRQVIVQNADDHGVEVGDFVDVEITGHQTVYAFGEPV; this is encoded by the coding sequence ATGGCCCGGTATCACATCGAAACCTACGGTTGCACATCGAACCGGGGCGAGAGCCGCCAGATAGAGCGGCGGCTCCGCGACGCGGGCCACCACCGCGTCGAGGGTGCCGAGGCGGCCGACGTGGCCATCCTCAACACCTGCACGGTCGTCGAGAAGACCGAGCGCAACATGCTCCGGCGGGCCGAGGAGTTGGAAGACGAGACGGCCGACCTCATCGTCACCGGTTGCATGGCCTTGGCGCAGGGCGAGGAGTTCCGCGACGCTGGCGTCGATGCCGACGTTCTTCACTGGGACGAGGTGCCCGAGGCAGTCACGAACGGCGAGTGTCCGACGACGACGCCCGACGCCGAGCCGATTCTCGACGGCGTCATCGGTATCCTCCCCATCGCCCGCGGTTGCATGTCCGACTGCTCGTACTGCATCACGAAGAAAGCGACCGGCAAAATCGACTCGCCGCCGGTCGAAGAGAACGTCGAGAAGGCGCGCGCGCTGGTCCACGCCGGTGCGAAAGAGATTCGAATCACGGGACAGGACACCGGCGTCTACGGCTGGGACGACGGCGAGCGCAAACTCCACGAACTGCTCGACCGCATCTGCGACATCGAGGGCGAGTTCCGGGTCCGGGTCGGGATGGCGAACCCGAAGGGCGTCCACGGCATCCGCGAGGAACTGGCCGCGGTGTTCGCCGAGAACGAGAAAATCTACAACTTCATCCACGCGCCCGTCCAGTCGGGGTCCGACGACGTGCTGGGCGACATGCGCCGCCAGCACCAAGTGTCGGAGTACGTCGAAATCGTCGAGACGTTCGACGAGTATCTGGACTACTGGACGCTCTCGACCGACTTCATCGTCGGGTTCCCCTCGGAGGAAGACGAGGACCACGCCCAGAGTATGGCGCTGTTGCGCGAGACCCGCCCGGAGAAGATCAACGTCACCAGATTCTCGAAGCGTCCCGGCACCGACGCCGCGGAGATGAAGGGACTCGGCGGCCAGACCAAGAAGGACCGCTCGAAGGCGATGACCGACCTGAAGATGGACGTAGTCGCCGAGGCCTACGACGACATGGTCGGCGAGACTCACGAGGTGCTGGTGGTCGAGGAGGGCACCGGCGACTCCGTGAAGTGCTACGACGAAGCCTACCGGCAGGTCATCGTCCAGAACGCCGACGACCACGGCGTCGAAGTCGGCGACTTCGTGGACGTAGAAATTACGGGCCACCAGACGGTGTACGCCTTCGGCGAACCGGTCTGA